A single region of the Trachemys scripta elegans isolate TJP31775 chromosome 19, CAS_Tse_1.0, whole genome shotgun sequence genome encodes:
- the ANKRD65 gene encoding ankyrin repeat domain-containing protein 65 has translation MNASGPAPRNNPAITKACKGYHYGNDPAITNQRVKPHTDQQHYPNKLCVQPRPPEPPYARDCGRKMIGMRAEAEFLRRWMELSEEMTLEGESMGNSSESGIQLMENNSPSAPGHPGWRELHLAAWDGNAHLMKQLLRQGAVIESRDENGWTPLHSATLKGSIMLVKFLVQRGAVVHATDRAHYTPLHHASWRGHTQVAEFLLARGSPASAVTKGGLTPLHCAAASGHTLIVQLLLRQGTDPASGDNNRWTALHWATVNSQLHIMDLLICQGLSPDLGSNGGITALHIAAETGRSDALRFLLAKGANINAQDGLGRTALAIASNNGNQEITELLLKSKADVNMKDHYGCTALHKAAAAGHLALVHLLIKTGAVTNIRDCLNLTPLHRAACRGHSEVANYLLDHGAEINAAGWLNKTPLHLAVEKNHFLLMELLLGKGASLSLRTRWHETAQDLASDRALPAGTPSASQEKMTSCNPDLN, from the exons atgaaTGCCAGTGGGCCGGCCCCGAGGAACAACCCAGCGATAACCAAAGCTTGCAAAGGCTACCACTACGGAAACGACCCTGCGATAACAAACCAGCGTGTGAAGCCTCACACTGACCAACAGCACTACCCTAACAAGTTGTGCGTACAGCCGCGCCCGCCGGAGCCACCCTACGCACGTGACTGTGGCAGGAAAATGATTG GAATGAGAGCAGAGGCCGAGTTCCTGAGGAGGTGGATGGAGCTGAGTGAGGAGATGACCCTGGAAGGAGAGTCGATGGGGAACAGCTCTGAATCTGGCATTCAGCTCATGGAGAATAACTCACCATCTGCCCCTGGGCACCCGGGCTGGAGAGAGCTTCACCTGGCAGCTTGGGACGGCAACGCCCACCTGATGAAGCAGCTACTGAGGCAGGGGGCAGTGATAGAGAGCAG GGATGAGAATGGATGGACACCCTTACACAGTGCCACGCTGAAGGGGTCCATCATGCTGGTGAAGTTCCTGGTGCAGCGCGGAGCCGTGGTCCATGCCACAGACAGAGCACACTACACCCCGCTGCACCATGCCTCTTGGAGAGGCCATACCCAAGTGGCTGAGTTTCTCCTGGCTCGGGGATCCCCGGCATCAGCCGTGACTAAAGGGGGTCTCACCCCACTTCACTGTGCAGCAGCCAGCGGTCACACCCTCATCGTGCAGTTGCTCCTACGGCAAGGCACAGATCCTGCCAGCGGGGACAACAACCGGTGGACGGCACTGCACTGGGCGACTGTGAACAGCCAGCTGCATATTATGGACTTGCTGATTTGCCAGGGTCTCTCCCCAGACCTGGGCAGTAACGGAGGCATCACAGCACTGCACATCGCGGCAGAGACGGGAAGAAGTGATGCTCTAAGGTTCTTGCTAGCCAAGGGTGCCAACATCAATGCTCAGGATGGGCTGGGGAGAACAGCACTTGCCATTGCATCCAATAATGGCAATCAAGAG aTTACAGAACTGTTGCTGAAAAGCAAAGCTGATGTGAACATGAAGGACCACTACGGCTGCACGGCACTCCACAAGGCAGCAGCTGCGGGACACTTGGCCCTCGTCCACCTGCTGATTAAGACAGGAGCTGTTACCAACATTAGGGATTGCCTGAATCTGACTCCGCTTCACAGAGCTGCCTGTCGTGGGCACAGCGAGGTAGCTAATTACCTTCTGGACCATGGAGCTGAGATCAATGCAGCTGGCTGGCTAAACAAAACCCCGCTGCACTTGGctgtggaaaaaaatcacttccttttaatggagctgctgctggggaagggggcaagTCTGTCCCTTAGAACTCGCTGGCATGAAACGGCACAGGATCTAGCGTCAGACAGGGCCCTACCTGCGGGCACTCCATCCGCTTCCCAGGAGAAGATGACAAGCTGCAATCCGGACCTGAACTAG